One genomic window of Halovivax cerinus includes the following:
- a CDS encoding DUF3892 domain-containing protein, with translation MATYVVQCVNIDENSTHDDCRCIEAIGFPGENTDIVTRTPAQVYDMVEVDGDTVIVKYQGQETEVHGATTSSGKKYVRTEPNDTKADNLLKQDSCPV, from the coding sequence ATGGCAACGTATGTTGTCCAGTGTGTGAATATTGATGAAAATTCCACACACGACGACTGCCGGTGTATAGAAGCCATTGGCTTCCCTGGTGAAAACACAGATATCGTAACAAGAACCCCTGCGCAGGTCTACGATATGGTGGAAGTCGACGGCGATACAGTGATCGTGAAGTATCAGGGACAGGAGACAGAGGTACACGGAGCAACGACATCAAGCGGGAAGAAGTACGTCAGGACAGAGCCGAACGACACGAAAGCGGATAACCTTCTAAAACAGGACTCCTGCCCGGTCTAA
- a CDS encoding DUF7692 domain-containing protein, which yields MGRTTIPASVRIRTDDGNEWRFRSIERASEFYDCNRSDAVAYACEDLVSQVAAARRVLEREDLTTTQREEIAETLSTRAVSFEVTTGTEIQKG from the coding sequence ATGGGACGGACTACGATCCCGGCGAGCGTACGAATCCGCACCGACGATGGCAACGAGTGGCGGTTTCGGTCGATCGAGAGGGCTTCCGAATTCTACGACTGTAATCGAAGCGATGCGGTCGCATACGCCTGTGAGGACCTCGTTTCGCAGGTTGCAGCCGCCCGGAGGGTCCTCGAACGTGAGGATTTGACTACCACTCAGCGCGAGGAGATCGCCGAGACGCTATCGACGAGGGCGGTTTCATTCGAAGTCACGACGGGAACTGAAATCCAGAAGGGCTAG
- a CDS encoding PD-(D/E)XK nuclease family protein, producing the protein MSLSRTKPIETLYDEVAEYDLVIVPDAPLASALNRRLERPHFGPFAITPRRLAARRRETAEDRLAFLEVIDRTDLGWKEAAAAIGDVLQCWEHQGEIDAVRTYEGFDTPAIRTVIEAMEPLETTSQKLTTYHVDLTEYPSVAVVGRDQLTPLERSILPSSYDDVERFTDEPFDLPPFRLFDSPSAIVDALLETITEETAADVGIVLDAGSEYSALLESALEAEGIPFYGGPGFTEDRDIRCLLDLLRAVFAGSDRTVGDIRPILTHIGATVDVEHEEKRLSGVDDPAIESIREYCSSCREGTVAEAMATYEGWIDRDLDRFEDELDHLGILDEPLTESVVDRLRFYLQTYEVPIDRENEGVLLADATSAGFVDRPVVFCLGLGKGWTHSAPQRPWVDRDEEFARNVRDFQSLMQSGVEQHYLVVDEAGGSPVAPTLYFEDLLDEAFEQFSDFDSVAHTWTVRTSGHGFDREPVAADIEPNTVETISQSSLNSFANSPRDYLFGRLVDGPDKDYFAEGNLFHDFAEFYATHPGVVADDDGGTLDPDVVDQLVDVMLEETRSFHRPVDLEIQRTKYRAGLVTIAQFLDERGPDTVDDEFDFLTPASGWGTNFFAEYFGRPVDSPLTERWFEDDDIGLKGKIDLVLGPNRLLDFKSGSKKSASEVTKNSALDQPGDPPNYQALLYLTYYRRLRPGERLQFTFFHFLEGLDDVVAGDPDLDDCLTTVEYRPIAYDEHVTMPEVFDGLCEDASNACNKTFSKVDHEALLSVLDTHPIPKTRDGNELAESPFGEALTEHMIDAVGDYKYVRKGCVQACRYLAGLRKRNYFADDLDAFERFVEERIEELNAYRRGEERFPVHGLGGEPNDRYVDHRDLLLEDEAAASGEASTTNGEPATDGGADR; encoded by the coding sequence GTGTCTCTTTCGCGAACGAAACCCATCGAAACACTCTACGACGAGGTGGCCGAGTACGACCTCGTCATCGTTCCCGACGCGCCGCTCGCGAGCGCGCTCAACCGTCGTCTCGAACGGCCCCACTTCGGCCCCTTCGCGATCACGCCCCGCCGGCTTGCGGCTCGCCGCCGAGAGACCGCCGAGGATCGCCTCGCGTTCCTCGAGGTGATCGACCGGACTGACCTGGGATGGAAGGAAGCAGCAGCTGCCATCGGCGACGTACTCCAGTGCTGGGAGCACCAGGGCGAGATCGACGCCGTCCGTACGTACGAGGGGTTCGACACGCCGGCTATTCGCACGGTGATCGAGGCGATGGAACCACTCGAGACGACGTCACAAAAGCTGACGACCTACCACGTCGATCTGACGGAGTACCCGTCGGTCGCCGTCGTAGGCAGGGACCAGTTGACGCCGCTCGAACGATCGATCCTGCCGTCGTCGTACGACGACGTCGAGCGATTCACGGACGAGCCGTTCGACCTGCCGCCGTTCCGACTCTTCGATTCGCCCTCGGCGATCGTCGACGCCCTCCTCGAGACGATTACCGAGGAGACGGCAGCGGACGTCGGGATCGTTCTCGATGCCGGAAGCGAGTACTCGGCGCTACTAGAATCGGCGCTCGAAGCCGAAGGGATTCCATTCTACGGCGGGCCCGGGTTCACTGAGGACCGGGACATTCGGTGCCTTCTCGACCTACTGCGGGCGGTGTTTGCGGGCTCGGATCGCACGGTGGGCGACATTCGGCCGATTCTCACCCACATCGGTGCGACGGTCGACGTCGAACACGAGGAGAAGCGACTGTCTGGGGTCGACGATCCGGCTATCGAGTCTATTCGTGAGTATTGCAGTTCGTGCCGGGAGGGAACGGTTGCGGAGGCGATGGCTACGTACGAGGGGTGGATCGATCGAGATCTCGATCGTTTCGAGGACGAGCTGGATCACCTCGGTATTCTCGACGAGCCACTCACCGAATCGGTCGTCGATCGCCTGCGTTTCTACCTCCAGACGTACGAAGTTCCGATCGACCGGGAAAACGAAGGCGTCCTCCTCGCGGACGCAACGTCGGCCGGCTTCGTCGACCGACCCGTCGTTTTCTGCCTGGGCCTCGGCAAGGGCTGGACACACTCGGCGCCCCAGAGACCGTGGGTCGACCGAGACGAGGAGTTCGCGCGAAACGTTCGCGACTTCCAGTCGCTCATGCAGAGCGGCGTGGAGCAGCACTACCTCGTCGTCGACGAGGCTGGCGGGTCGCCAGTAGCGCCGACCCTGTACTTCGAGGATCTGCTCGATGAAGCGTTCGAACAGTTCAGTGACTTCGACTCGGTCGCACACACCTGGACGGTTCGAACGAGTGGCCACGGGTTCGACCGGGAGCCTGTAGCGGCCGATATCGAACCGAATACCGTCGAGACGATTAGCCAGTCGAGTCTCAACTCGTTCGCCAACTCCCCCAGGGACTACCTCTTCGGGCGCTTAGTTGACGGTCCGGACAAGGACTACTTCGCGGAGGGAAACCTCTTCCACGATTTCGCGGAGTTCTACGCGACACACCCCGGCGTCGTCGCGGACGACGATGGTGGGACGCTTGATCCGGACGTCGTCGACCAGCTCGTCGATGTAATGCTCGAGGAGACGCGGTCGTTCCACCGACCCGTGGATCTGGAGATCCAACGGACGAAGTACAGAGCCGGTCTGGTCACGATCGCACAATTCCTCGACGAGCGCGGCCCCGATACCGTCGACGACGAATTCGACTTCCTCACTCCTGCCAGCGGTTGGGGGACGAACTTCTTCGCGGAGTACTTCGGCCGACCCGTCGACTCGCCGCTCACCGAACGGTGGTTCGAGGACGACGACATCGGTCTCAAGGGGAAAATCGACCTCGTTCTGGGACCGAATCGACTGCTCGACTTCAAGAGCGGCTCGAAGAAGAGTGCGTCCGAGGTAACCAAGAACTCCGCCCTCGATCAACCTGGTGATCCACCGAATTACCAGGCCCTACTCTACCTGACCTACTACCGTCGATTACGTCCTGGAGAGCGCCTCCAGTTCACGTTCTTCCACTTCCTCGAAGGCTTGGACGACGTGGTCGCCGGAGATCCCGACCTGGACGATTGCCTGACGACGGTCGAGTATCGCCCGATCGCCTACGACGAACACGTGACGATGCCAGAGGTCTTCGACGGGCTGTGCGAAGACGCCTCGAACGCCTGCAACAAGACGTTCTCGAAGGTCGACCACGAGGCGCTCTTGTCCGTTCTCGATACGCATCCGATCCCGAAGACGCGCGACGGGAACGAACTGGCCGAGTCGCCGTTCGGCGAAGCGCTGACCGAACACATGATCGACGCCGTCGGGGACTACAAGTACGTTCGCAAAGGCTGCGTCCAGGCGTGTCGGTACCTGGCTGGGCTTCGGAAACGAAACTACTTCGCGGACGACCTCGACGCGTTCGAGCGGTTCGTCGAGGAACGGATCGAGGAGCTGAACGCGTACCGACGCGGCGAGGAGCGGTTCCCGGTCCACGGACTCGGCGGCGAACCGAACGACCGATACGTCGATCACCGGGATCTCCTGCTCGAGGACGAAGCGGCCGCGTCCGGGGAGGCCAGTACCACGAACGGCGAGCCGGCGACTGACGGAGGTGCGGACCGATGA
- a CDS encoding UvrD-helicase domain-containing protein, giving the protein MTSPNPRQRELIESTDGCYLVDAGPGTGKTFTITRRYAEIVEQDDVEPDDILLNTFTRNAATEMRDRIVAHSEYGARELRDAPIGTFHSLCNDILREHGFDAPSHLGLDEAITRSTSVLEDETIEGKYFREFVGKFTDDHPEHHDLLRAISDPDDILDVIKNLAANGVFPTMEGWYRDAEEQLYGDADAFEAVFEELNRPRNGGSKQSELRESLTDYDSDACYLPDAPSRAEIRGESGSKAIPGHVRTRVFEEDREGLLAFVHDVYVEYLAFALSRNYLNFSFLQLFAFVHLCENEALRDRLTFEYVMIDEFQDTSEIQFKLALLLAGTENVCVVGDWKQSIYSFQYADVENITQFQDRLHRFVEDLNSDRSRIDASFDEVNEIELDRNYRSTQAIVNRSEDALVVPGTGSEEVDAEAVLEDVVSLEAETDADHSHIEAIQHENEHEAVLTKIGEIVGNEEYAVRDDRDGGGSDGLRPPRYGDIAILTRTRDFGRELLATAEEHGFPMAYEGGVELFRTDPAKLLLAWLRILEGGTDEDRGWAVVLERAGYTLDEMKHVLSTGSYPSGMVAFRDELDGLETVSAVAHRVFDRYGYDGPTAEVLSTTIQSVYDATTMTRGDLIRFIEREVESGATHEVTAAAGSNAVRVQTIHAAKGLEYPIVILANMNANKFPSTGGSDGRIVYDERFGLRQRTCYGEAHDQPHVYDNWYWDVLKCCRPTEYDEERRLLYVAMTRAEDHLVFTAGEEPNTFLEELPVAVETYEPAVERPAVGETVQTRFDVGIPEPAGPRGYSPHSLMNDEVFEAVDEGRGAEYGSRVHNFAERYALGEDVEPRSDEEDEHHVAELLDSFEGELRVEEDAYMPLEVDGEQVTIRGVVDLVHVAEDAVEIVDYKTVLGRHAEDEYRTQLSVYWHVLNEVYPDRAVTASLFYTAEGELVEMEPLSKDVIGSLME; this is encoded by the coding sequence ATGACGTCGCCGAACCCCCGACAGCGCGAGTTGATCGAGAGCACGGACGGGTGCTACCTCGTCGACGCCGGACCCGGGACCGGAAAGACGTTCACCATCACCCGGCGGTACGCCGAGATCGTCGAACAGGACGATGTCGAACCAGACGACATCCTGCTAAATACGTTTACGCGGAACGCCGCGACGGAGATGCGCGACCGGATCGTCGCCCACTCCGAGTACGGCGCACGCGAACTCCGCGATGCCCCGATCGGAACCTTCCACTCGCTCTGTAACGACATCCTCCGCGAACACGGCTTCGACGCGCCCTCGCACCTCGGCCTCGACGAGGCGATCACACGGTCGACCAGTGTGCTCGAAGACGAAACGATCGAGGGCAAATACTTCCGGGAGTTCGTCGGCAAGTTCACGGACGATCACCCCGAGCACCACGATCTCCTTCGGGCGATCTCGGATCCTGACGACATCCTGGACGTGATCAAGAACCTCGCAGCGAACGGCGTCTTCCCGACGATGGAAGGCTGGTATCGTGACGCCGAGGAGCAGCTCTACGGCGACGCCGACGCCTTCGAGGCCGTCTTCGAGGAACTGAACCGCCCCCGGAACGGCGGGAGCAAACAGTCCGAGCTACGAGAATCGCTCACCGACTACGACTCCGATGCGTGCTATCTGCCCGACGCTCCGTCCAGAGCGGAGATTCGCGGCGAATCGGGATCGAAGGCGATTCCAGGGCACGTCCGGACCCGTGTCTTCGAGGAGGATCGCGAGGGCCTGCTCGCGTTCGTCCACGACGTCTACGTCGAGTACCTGGCGTTCGCCCTCTCGCGAAACTACCTCAATTTCTCGTTCCTCCAGCTGTTCGCGTTCGTCCACCTGTGCGAGAACGAGGCGCTACGCGACCGACTCACGTTCGAGTACGTGATGATCGACGAGTTCCAGGACACGAGCGAGATCCAGTTCAAACTCGCACTCTTACTCGCCGGGACTGAGAACGTCTGCGTCGTCGGCGACTGGAAGCAGAGCATCTACTCGTTCCAGTACGCCGACGTCGAGAACATTACCCAGTTCCAAGACCGACTCCATCGGTTCGTCGAGGACCTGAATTCCGACAGGTCCCGGATCGATGCGTCGTTCGACGAGGTGAACGAGATCGAACTGGACCGAAACTATCGATCCACGCAGGCGATCGTCAATCGATCCGAGGACGCGCTGGTCGTCCCCGGGACCGGGAGTGAGGAGGTCGACGCCGAAGCCGTGCTCGAGGACGTCGTGTCGCTCGAGGCCGAGACGGACGCGGATCACTCACACATCGAAGCGATCCAGCACGAGAACGAGCACGAAGCGGTCCTCACGAAGATCGGCGAGATCGTTGGGAACGAGGAGTACGCGGTTCGGGACGATAGAGACGGTGGAGGGAGTGATGGGCTCCGGCCACCCAGGTATGGCGATATCGCGATCTTGACCCGTACGCGAGACTTCGGTCGGGAGCTGTTAGCGACCGCCGAGGAACACGGATTTCCGATGGCCTACGAGGGCGGCGTCGAACTCTTCCGGACCGACCCGGCCAAACTCCTGCTGGCGTGGCTGCGGATCCTCGAGGGTGGGACCGACGAGGATCGCGGCTGGGCGGTCGTCCTCGAACGAGCCGGCTACACGCTCGACGAGATGAAGCACGTGCTTTCGACTGGGTCCTATCCGTCCGGGATGGTCGCGTTCCGCGACGAACTCGACGGCCTCGAGACGGTGAGCGCCGTCGCCCACCGAGTCTTCGATCGGTACGGGTACGACGGTCCGACGGCCGAGGTTCTCAGCACGACGATCCAGTCGGTGTACGACGCGACGACGATGACCCGCGGCGACCTGATCCGCTTTATCGAGCGCGAGGTCGAATCCGGTGCAACCCACGAGGTGACCGCTGCCGCAGGGTCGAACGCGGTTCGGGTGCAGACGATCCACGCGGCGAAGGGACTCGAGTATCCGATCGTGATCTTGGCGAATATGAACGCGAACAAATTCCCGTCGACGGGCGGGAGTGACGGTCGGATCGTCTACGACGAGCGATTCGGCCTTCGACAGCGAACGTGCTACGGAGAGGCCCACGACCAGCCGCACGTCTACGACAACTGGTATTGGGACGTCCTCAAGTGCTGTCGTCCGACGGAGTACGACGAGGAACGCCGGCTGCTGTACGTCGCGATGACGCGAGCTGAGGACCACCTGGTATTCACGGCGGGCGAGGAGCCGAATACCTTCCTCGAAGAGCTGCCGGTAGCGGTGGAGACGTACGAGCCTGCAGTGGAACGGCCAGCCGTTGGTGAGACCGTCCAGACCCGGTTCGACGTCGGGATCCCGGAACCGGCGGGGCCGCGAGGCTACTCGCCACACTCGCTGATGAACGACGAGGTCTTCGAGGCGGTCGACGAGGGTCGGGGTGCCGAGTACGGGTCACGAGTGCACAATTTCGCCGAACGGTACGCGCTGGGCGAGGACGTCGAACCGCGGAGCGACGAGGAAGACGAGCATCATGTGGCAGAGCTGCTCGACTCGTTCGAGGGCGAGTTACGGGTCGAGGAGGATGCGTACATGCCACTCGAGGTCGACGGCGAGCAGGTAACCATACGCGGGGTGGTTGATCTCGTCCACGTGGCCGAGGACGCTGTTGAGATCGTCGACTACAAAACCGTTCTGGGACGGCACGCCGAGGACGAGTACCGGACGCAACTGAGCGTCTACTGGCACGTGTTGAACGAGGTGTATCCGGATCGGGCGGTGACGGCGAGTCTGTTCTACACGGCCGAAGGTGAGTTGGTGGAGATGGAGCCGCTATCGAAGGACGTGATCGGCTCGTTGATGGAATAA
- a CDS encoding ATP-binding protein, with protein sequence MNSQYPSLFESCTPRDDVLDGTLQEEQFAASLATVAHSSDDAAPVYRDAAEFYDMTYPTDGLRTLLSNLTGRFLSSGGYDSGGYSSSILCLDTRFGGGKTHDLIASYHLATNPTAVDDLGRHLLDADADLATNYVDAVEEGLEVDSAVFVGGHVDARNARSDRSDPNAPNTRTMWGELAYQLYGSEGYEQIKEYDQERQAPGGNTLKALFEFGEGPALILADEIAAYLKAASGVEVGNTTLASQTLTFILSLLETASEVEKVTVVYSIADTAFEDEAENVRTLIDELNQIGRRQHKTITPTSENEVGQVLQHRLFENIERAQAESIAESYFQYYTEGDRQFTQEATDASYVNRLEREYPFHPTIIDTLTEKIDTIPKFQRTRGALKLLARAVYYLWNNQPDHYDRHWIRLYDLSPADNAPDGSIDSTLRETLFEFVDLSAALSADIYSEDDTAHTQLEDRKWTEKGIPRLGSHLTTTFLWHSLAYGEQATGLTRAEMNISLGHPDIRFDNYDSALEALTGGDMNVACYYLYDEERVRFKSEPNLLKIINQRVDNTPDAQARNRFKSRLQKSEVGTGGFETVVFPEAPADLPDKVSKPQLAVMHMDSAPVSDGGNEIPDKIQTLYQKSASKHGGETQSRVYKNYVLFLAPNEERIDGAIDAARELEAIEALLDDSQQTADLSNEQLEELRERRDRTHGLLGEQIRGVYRHLYYVDRNGLTHLAINATEANGGTTLVNAVEETLEGRLIRADASAKGVAFFKQKLWQQTQDSMTTEQLVTQFAKKPGLPYLLNTKPVRKTVAKMVDDAGYTYWDSTASESGLAYWDGDEDDSPENWGKADPLAESDDVRTSIRDSDVKIGDGYVVYTDIGSLLDVHHESIRAPAVEEALCAEDSCNVEVDAVGDYCPEHEPDSPTCSRCGTAVEDESQLNAQGLCDNCSRPSDWEQSTSLMAASRAFNEVRTHALGKATSGGDPGVDRVTVETGGDEQLSKGSFIAGRQAFGDRADSVSVRMQYETESSGGASYRATFTGGIDEFSNVTNQPDSFGDASRVELKFRVELDDPEPLTDAEDDVLAELREALGDTSIDVKVQARGPVEVAPEVHQ encoded by the coding sequence ATGAATAGCCAATATCCAAGCCTGTTCGAATCATGCACTCCGCGAGACGATGTACTGGATGGAACACTGCAGGAGGAGCAGTTCGCTGCGAGTCTCGCGACAGTTGCTCACTCATCCGACGATGCTGCGCCGGTGTATCGCGATGCAGCTGAGTTCTACGATATGACGTATCCCACTGACGGGCTTCGAACGCTCCTCAGTAATCTCACCGGCCGGTTTCTTTCGAGTGGTGGCTATGATAGCGGAGGCTATTCGAGCAGTATTCTGTGCCTCGACACTCGTTTTGGCGGTGGAAAGACCCACGACCTAATTGCGTCATATCATTTGGCTACGAATCCTACCGCTGTGGACGATCTCGGTCGCCATCTCCTCGATGCCGATGCAGATCTCGCAACGAACTACGTCGATGCCGTGGAGGAAGGGCTCGAAGTTGATTCCGCCGTATTCGTCGGTGGCCACGTCGACGCACGGAATGCCCGAAGCGACCGATCGGATCCAAACGCCCCGAACACCAGAACGATGTGGGGTGAGCTTGCCTATCAACTCTACGGGAGTGAGGGCTACGAACAAATCAAGGAGTATGACCAGGAACGGCAGGCTCCAGGCGGGAATACGCTCAAAGCCCTCTTCGAGTTTGGTGAAGGACCAGCGCTAATCCTCGCGGACGAAATTGCGGCGTATCTAAAGGCCGCGTCCGGTGTCGAGGTGGGCAATACGACTCTCGCCAGCCAGACGCTCACGTTCATCCTATCGCTGCTGGAGACCGCATCGGAAGTCGAGAAGGTAACTGTCGTCTACAGTATCGCGGACACGGCATTCGAGGACGAAGCCGAGAACGTTCGTACTCTCATCGACGAACTGAACCAGATCGGTCGTCGCCAGCACAAAACCATCACGCCGACGTCCGAAAACGAGGTCGGACAGGTACTCCAACACCGTCTCTTCGAGAATATTGAACGTGCACAGGCCGAGTCGATCGCGGAATCCTATTTCCAATATTATACTGAGGGAGATCGACAGTTCACGCAAGAAGCGACTGACGCGAGTTACGTCAACCGACTCGAACGCGAGTATCCATTCCATCCAACGATCATCGATACACTCACCGAGAAGATTGACACCATTCCGAAGTTCCAGCGAACACGAGGCGCGCTCAAGCTCCTCGCTCGTGCCGTCTACTATCTCTGGAACAACCAGCCCGATCATTACGACCGACACTGGATTCGGCTCTACGACCTTTCCCCCGCAGATAACGCCCCTGATGGGAGTATTGACTCGACACTTCGTGAGACGCTATTCGAATTCGTCGATCTAAGTGCAGCACTCTCTGCAGATATCTACAGCGAAGACGATACGGCGCACACACAACTCGAAGACAGGAAGTGGACCGAGAAAGGGATACCACGTCTGGGTAGTCACCTGACCACTACATTTCTCTGGCACAGCCTCGCCTATGGGGAGCAAGCGACCGGGCTTACGCGTGCGGAGATGAATATCTCGCTCGGACATCCGGACATCAGATTCGACAACTACGACTCGGCGCTGGAGGCGCTCACGGGGGGCGATATGAACGTCGCGTGCTACTACCTCTACGACGAGGAGCGCGTCCGCTTCAAGTCCGAACCGAATCTCCTCAAGATCATCAATCAGCGCGTGGATAACACACCCGACGCGCAGGCTCGTAATCGGTTCAAGTCGCGCCTTCAAAAATCCGAGGTGGGAACAGGCGGTTTCGAGACAGTAGTCTTCCCAGAGGCACCGGCCGATCTTCCGGACAAGGTGTCCAAACCGCAACTCGCCGTCATGCACATGGACTCGGCGCCAGTCTCCGACGGCGGAAACGAGATCCCGGACAAAATCCAGACACTGTATCAGAAGTCGGCCTCCAAGCACGGTGGAGAGACCCAAAGCCGTGTGTACAAGAACTACGTTCTCTTCCTCGCACCCAACGAGGAACGCATCGATGGCGCCATCGACGCAGCACGAGAGTTGGAAGCCATCGAAGCACTACTTGACGACTCCCAACAGACTGCTGACCTCTCTAACGAGCAGCTCGAAGAACTTCGGGAGCGCCGCGACCGGACACACGGACTCCTTGGTGAACAGATTCGAGGCGTCTACCGACACCTGTACTATGTCGACCGCAACGGCCTGACACACCTGGCAATCAACGCTACCGAGGCCAATGGTGGGACAACGCTGGTGAACGCCGTCGAAGAGACCCTTGAGGGCCGGTTGATTCGGGCCGACGCGAGCGCGAAGGGTGTCGCGTTTTTCAAGCAGAAACTCTGGCAGCAAACCCAGGATAGCATGACTACGGAACAGCTGGTCACGCAGTTCGCTAAGAAGCCAGGGCTTCCGTACCTGCTGAACACGAAGCCGGTCAGAAAGACGGTGGCGAAGATGGTGGACGACGCGGGGTACACCTACTGGGATAGTACGGCCAGTGAGAGCGGCCTTGCGTACTGGGATGGCGACGAAGACGACAGCCCAGAAAACTGGGGGAAGGCAGACCCACTCGCGGAGTCGGACGACGTCCGAACCAGCATCCGCGATTCGGACGTGAAAATCGGTGACGGCTACGTTGTCTACACGGACATCGGCTCGCTCCTCGACGTCCATCACGAATCGATTCGAGCCCCGGCGGTCGAAGAAGCGCTGTGTGCGGAGGACAGTTGTAACGTTGAAGTCGATGCAGTTGGCGACTACTGTCCGGAGCACGAACCTGACAGTCCGACCTGTAGCCGATGTGGGACGGCCGTCGAGGATGAAAGTCAGCTGAACGCACAGGGACTGTGTGATAATTGTAGCCGGCCCAGTGACTGGGAGCAATCGACCAGTCTGATGGCAGCCTCGCGTGCTTTCAACGAAGTCCGAACGCACGCACTGGGTAAGGCGACGTCCGGCGGTGATCCTGGCGTCGACCGCGTCACGGTCGAGACCGGCGGCGACGAACAGCTTTCGAAAGGGTCGTTCATCGCTGGACGGCAGGCCTTCGGCGATCGAGCCGACTCCGTTTCGGTGCGGATGCAGTACGAGACGGAGTCGTCTGGCGGAGCCTCGTACCGCGCAACGTTTACTGGTGGCATCGACGAGTTCTCGAACGTGACGAACCAGCCGGATTCTTTCGGTGATGCGTCGCGAGTCGAGTTGAAGTTCCGCGTCGAGCTGGACGATCCGGAACCACTTACTGACGCTGAGGATGACGTCCTGGCAGAACTCAGAGAAGCCCTCGGAGACACCAGTATCGATGTGAAGGTTCAAGCACGAGGACCGGTCGAAGTAGCCCCAGAGGTTCACCAATGA
- a CDS encoding DUF7680 family protein, with protein MYGGRPTFALTRRDGPDGARLTLYELLPEDQATARCERLKRGNPNRGLVIEPFDEVFDDSTDPDADCWEWDTWTAVKVSRLSESRLRSILPLVKETLDGADIDDTAVTSGGHTDVFLPETVGVRLALGFLGVKPIQRVDRMRAFCRGIAQMSDEECYYWHAKCRSPSSPNGEKALRTMLTSHI; from the coding sequence GTGTATGGTGGCCGTCCAACGTTTGCGCTCACCAGGCGCGACGGCCCCGACGGTGCTCGCTTGACACTATACGAACTCCTCCCGGAAGACCAAGCAACGGCACGTTGCGAGCGCCTGAAGCGCGGGAATCCGAACCGTGGACTCGTGATTGAGCCTTTCGACGAGGTGTTCGACGACTCGACCGATCCCGATGCAGACTGTTGGGAATGGGATACCTGGACAGCGGTGAAGGTATCCCGACTCTCTGAGAGTCGTCTACGGTCCATCCTCCCACTCGTTAAGGAAACCCTCGACGGTGCGGACATCGACGACACGGCTGTCACGAGCGGCGGTCACACCGATGTCTTCCTCCCGGAGACTGTGGGCGTCCGTCTCGCGCTGGGTTTCTTGGGTGTGAAGCCCATCCAGCGCGTCGATCGGATGCGGGCGTTCTGTCGTGGTATCGCGCAGATGAGCGACGAGGAGTGCTACTACTGGCACGCGAAGTGTCGATCGCCATCGAGCCCGAACGGCGAGAAGGCCTTACGAACGATGCTGACTTCGCATATCTAA